In the genome of Pagrus major chromosome 17, Pma_NU_1.0, the window TATGAGAGTAAAGTTCAGGTATCACTGCAGTTTGTGAAGTAATTATGAAATTTAATCTGTAGGATTCGTGTACATGGACAtgaatttttcagtttttttcctgataCCCAGCATGACTTTCGACCTAATGTAATCATGCCTGCACCAAGTTTCTCTGAGTGAATGAAACACTACATTTATGAACTGTGTTTGAGTGGCAGGGAGGTGGTTGGGGAGGATGGCGGCCATACAGAGTGCAAGATTCTGACACTAGAATCAAGGGTTCTTGTCCTGTCTGTTGTTAGATTTAGGCAAAAACAGCACACCAGGAAATTTAATCTATAGGATTCACTTCagttaaggttagggaaagatcgtcatttcagtttattgttggtgaaaaatcagtttgtgaAGTAGTCATGGAGGGCCCATTCACGTACACTAGACATGCGTGTGCTGGTGCAAACAGGAAGCAGACTGTATATTCTGTATCTGCCTTGTTACAGAAAATACTATGAATGAGGCAGGCAAATgtgactgctcttcacagaaCCCTCCTAgataatgctgtttttgttaAAACAGTGTGAGCAGCCACTGTTGACTCTCTTTTCCATCACTGTGGTATCAAATTCAGATAGCAAAATctttgtggctcagatctggccCCACACCGGACACGTTCATCCGGCCCAAATATCACATGGAATGATTTCACTTGACCGATGGCCAGTTTTGGTTTATGCGGTTCTCTCTTGGCTGACATCTGGCCATGCTATGGCCTGCTTATGGCTCAGCACCCGAGTGCTATCCTTCCACAATTATACCAGACCAGATAAATGTTtctggtacaattttgctatctgggataTTTGATTGTGTCTCTCTAAATATTGACACTTTATCATCCATTCCATCAATGTACAAGCCTAGATACTCCAGTATCATATGACAAAACACATAGTCCGATAACACTTGCCAATGatgcaacatactgtatactgatAAGGCCCTGTATACTGATAAGGCCCAACTAGGAAGCAAACATGTCTGCGTCATCAATTTTTAGTGAAAAAGAAATACCCATGTGCATGGACAGCGCCTGGTTGTCTTCATACTTTTGgccttaaaatgtattttatgtgcaCCTCTTTGAGTTTGTATAATATTCAAATCTCTGCATACAGATCTAAAATACTGAGCTTCAGTTCTCACCCTGGAAGATCTTCTGTACAGTGAGTGGTCTGTTCTCCTGACTGGAGCCCACACCTCCCTCCAGGCTGAAGCCCAGATCCCTGTTGTTCTTCTCCAGACGCACACAAAGAAGCTCACCTGACAGAGCAGcgaaagcagaaaaacacagttaatCACTTTCAACTGCTGCTGATTAATTAACTCAGTTATTTAAATCAAGTATGACTTCTTACCCGTCTCAGTGGCCTCAGTCTGTGTTGGTCCAGGATAATTTGTCTGAGCTCCTCCCTTACAGGCACTGCTGGTCCCTCCCCTCCTCAGGACCACCACCCCCAAATCCCGACACTTTGCTCTCCTCAGGACCCTCAGGGCCTCCCAGTGGATGTAGCCACACAGCGATGTGCCGTTGATTGACAAGACCTGGTCCCCTTCCCTTATGGAGCCTTCCTGGGCTGCGACGCCTGAGTGAAACACCTTGTGAACCTGAGAAGAAGACATCAAGAGACAAATGAAGAGACTGAGGACAACGCATTtagatacagtatgtttcaggagaaagcagctgtttttttcctcacagtGACTGGCTTGTTCTGGTCTACGCCTCCTGCCAAGGTGAAGCCCAGTCCCACTCCCACGTCTTTATGGAGAACCACCACCTGCACATCGTCATAGTCCTGCAAAGAGAAAAGGTACAGAGAATGAGCAAGAAGTTGTAGTTACACTCTTCAGGTGATTTTTAAcaatatatttcacattttaaaatagaaatgagAGCAGGGAAGatggggaagagagggagatgatTTGAATAAAGGTTCCAAAGGATGCTTTATTTTTGGCTGTATTATCACACACGCTTTCTTTAAAGAAATCTGTCTTATCCATGTGAAAGAATAACTGATGTAATTTATTCCTATTAACTCATACGTAGACACATGTTAAAGCCAATTAAAGGAGGGCCCACTGAAATGACAAGTGCAACTGCAGCCAGAGAATGATTTGTTGACAAACCACAGCAAAGCATGTAAAAAGTTCCTGTGTGTACCTGCAGGTTGTTGTCCCCCAGGCTCCTGACATCCTCCAGCAGCTTGTCGAGCTCCTCACTGGGCATCACAGACACATAGGACATGGCTGACATGTCGGAGCTCAGCGAAGCAGACCGCCGGTTCGTAGACTGCCACTCATCGCTGTCGTTCTCTGACTCATAGTCAGCTCCAGCAAAGTTACACAGGTCTGAAAGACTACAGGGAGGAAAGTGGAGAGCTCTGACTGATTGTTGGAAGGAACACTTCCATCAAACCAGAAATCTGATTCTACAAACAGCACCCACCTGACGCAGAAGCTCTTGCGATCTGACTGGCTCATGTTGCTGGTAATGGTCACCGAGGACTCTCCAGAGTCCGAATCATAGTTTGAATCCTCATCCTTCTGTGTactctcatcatcatcctcataaTCATCGCCATTCCAGACCTTGATATTTGGATTCAAGCCAGCAACCCAGGCATCGAGGTCCAACACTCgcttcttcctgtttggattcaCATCAGGAGAGATGAGGTCGGGGAGGTTGCTGTGGGATGAAGTGGCGAGGGGACGAGGTAGAGGCAAGGATTCTTGATCAGGAGTTTCCAGTTGTGCAGTAGGTGAAAGAAAGGATGAGTGGTCTGGAGTGTCTGTTGGAGTCTTGTCTTCATCACTAACAGGTGAAGAAACAATAGTAGTTTTCTGTACACCAGCAGAGGTGTCACTGGAGTTGGACGGCAGTGAGGGCGGAGATCTGTTGCTTGCCTCCTCAGGGCTTGAGACTTTGGAGAAATCTGTCTCGTCTATGTAAAAGTTTCTACGGCGCCTTTGAGCTCCTCCATCTAGTGGGATTTCTAGCGTGCTCTTGAGTCTGGAATATTTATCAAAATCTTCAGCAGAATTGTTCACATTATCTgtatctttttcctttttctcaacCAAATCAttcccttctttctctttcctcgCCAATCTTAGTCCAACCTCGTCCACTGATAAAGATCTCCCAGACCCGAGCTTCTTTCCTGCTCCTGTTGCTttctcctcccccttctcctcctctccctctttcaatCCATCCCATTTGTCTCTCAATCCACCTATTGCTTTTGCTGACCCACTCTTTTTCACTCCATCATGCGCCCTGCTGAGCTGCATTGGCACAGAAAAGGCCCGTCTGGGCATCAGGACCTGTCCTGTAGCCAAACCCTGGGATCTCTGTGTCAGAGCCTCGAACTGATTGATCTTATTTTTCACACTGGCTGCAGAGGACATCTCCGGGACTTTCTTTCTattgattgttttcattgtgattTTCTGTGGGTTTGACTCGAACACATCTTCATCTGTGCTGCTACTCTTCAGTTCAGTCTCATTCTCTTTTTCCTGCTCTTTAAGCCGCCCACATCTGTCTCTGAATGTCTTATCTAATCCATTAGTCTTGCCCTTTTCCTCTGGATGGTTCAGCCTGCCTTGATTCTTACTTTCACCCTCTCTTCGCTCTCTCAATCGAGATGAATCTGATCTCCCTTCTTCTAAGAAAGTGTTAGACTGTGCAGCCCTTGCAGATCTTATCTGAGCTGCAACAGTGTACCTGCTCCTAGCTCTATCCAGAGACCTCGTGCCAGTATCCTCCAACCCGCTGCTCCCCTCTGAATACTTGCTCTGGGTCTGTCCTTGCCACTGTCCCCTCGACAAACTATCTGTGGTCTTACTTGTCCCTGGAGAAAGATAACTCTCCGAACCTGAAGTGTCTTTTTCTGTCCAGGTGAATGATCTCCTGCTTTGCTTTGGACTAAGGCCGCTTTTCTCTCCTGAGGAGTAATGCCTGGGGAAGGTTCCCCCAGATGCTTTCTCATATGACttctgtgtggaaaaaaagtcCTTGGGTTTGTTGCTATCCTCTGTTTTACAAACACCAGCTGACCCATAGAGTTTCTCTATTCGCTCCAGTATACTCTGACCTCCTTGAGGTCCTGACGCAGAGCCAGACTGGGACCTGAACCTAGAAGGGAGAGTATGACCTCTACTGGCTCTGTCCAAGATCTGACTCTCTCGAGCGTCGTTACTTGTTCTTGTGGAGTTATAGTACTCTACTGAAGACATCACCCTGCCCCTCACGCCTTCAACTCCTCTTTCATCCAAGCTTCCGATCCCTCCTCTTTTGGTTGACAACGTATAACCCTTTTTGCCCCGATCAGGGCTTCTGTCCTTTGTTGTCCAATCTAAACTCCTACTTCTACTTGACAGGTTGTTTCTCCTCGAATCTGTCCTGCCACGGCTTTCAGATGCAGGGTTAGGAGTGCCAAACTCTGtgattgttttctctgctgAGCCATTCTGGTTCGGCTTGGTAGACATTTTCAAGCCTGATTTTTCCTTCTCCTCACGCTGACCTTTGACACCGCTACGACTCCGACTCCTGGCTTGATAACCAGCGACTGTGTGGTCCTCCTCCTTATTGGTACCATTTGCGCCAGCGTCcgtcctccatctctctctgtctctgacttcctcAGTCTCCTCCTCTAAAATACCTCTGGGTTTCCTAACAGCTGACCTGCGAGTCAGATTGTAGTAGGGAGAGTGAGCTGAGCGGACAGTGAAGCGGGCTTCTGTCCTCTGCTTGTTGTACTCACTCGCCGGAGTAGGGAGCAAGGACAAGTCCATTGTCTGAGAGTAAACAAACTTAATGACCACCTGGAGAGTGCCAAATCCCAAAAAGAGAGCGGAAGAGTGAACTTGATATTTAAACGATTCCAAGCAGCTGTCTTTCAGCCTGCAATCTGGAAGCAGTTTCTCTGAATGCTGGCAGAATTAGAGTCCTCTCATTAGAAACAAGTCctgcatcaaaatgtttgacattttagcgACGCTCCTGATGATTTCCTGGTGATTCCTTCTCTGAGCTCCTCTCTTTCTTGATTTCTTGTTGCTCTGTCCCCAAGCACAACTTCAGCGAACAGCTGCCATTGCCTGCCAAgcaaaaaaaagtacaaatttccATCCTCAGAATGGATCGGGCTGGAATGTTGTGATATGTGGATTGTGGTCGCTGTGGCTCCTTGAAATGGTCAAACAGAATCATAGAGCAGTTCAGGACACAGCAGACAAGCATAAAGTGGACAGTGAATGTAGAGATGGAAAAGATAAgagcagaaaaagacagaggttGAGAGCCAGAGAACCAAAAACATTCCCCTCACATTGACTCAGTGAGCCCATTCACAGAACAATGTGGACTCTGTTGTACACACATATCATAGCGGCTGTTTACACAAGCAACATACTCATGACTACCTGTCATCGTCAGCTAAACCTGAACCGAAAACTGGAAGAACTCACCTAACAGCAATCCACTCGGGGAAAAAACAATGCATTAAAGTGCTACAATCGCTCTCTGTGCAGCTTGTATTGGTCTCATAGAGTCTGAGTGAAACCTTGTAACAGTGGATTCAGGTGACGTGATCAGATAAGTTGTATGAAGGTGAGAACAAAGTCACTTTGATTTACATACAGCGTGCCAAAGGAAAGATAGCATTGCAGATGGACAATGGCTCATCGGTGATATCTGAGTTCACACGACAAGCAAACTGTCTTTGATCACTAATCAAGTCAGAATCAGTATCCAGTTGTTTGTATTGacattaaacacaaatacagtaagCTGTGGATTCCCTGTACAAACACAACAGGACAAGGGAATTAGAGGAGCACTACCTGCATCTAAATATGAAGCATTTAATGAAGTCTATAGGCTCTTGGGAGACTCTGAGGTGCTTTTCAGTGCAGGTGAGTCTGAGTGTCGGTTTACAGAAACACCTGTTCTGCTAGGTCACAAAGCCTCCCATCTGGGTAACCGGGGCAACACTGCACAGTTTGCTTTAAACGCCGATTGAGCAGAAACGAAGATACACATTCAGATCAGCTTATTAATCCACTCACACATGCACCTTAccttctctgtcctctgtccttatCCTTCACGGCTGTGTTGATTCATAATGAAGGCAGTGCTCTGTAGTGACATCAGCTCCTAGctccactctgtctctctctgtgtgtgtctgtcttccCCTCTTTCCATCAGCTTTGCATGATGGACTGTGTACAGTGACGTAAACCTGCCACACTGGTTTATCCTCTCGTCCTctctcttattctctctctctctcccattctctgtgtctgtctctttctctctcctccccctcccattgttgttctctccctcttttcctcttctcacAGGGTAGCATTCCTGACTACAGTTCAAtgtgtcacacacagacacacacacacaagcttacGTACACGCCCTACAGAATATTCAAACTCCATCTCACATCAGCATTTCATAGCTCAGGGGAGAAGAGATACAATTCAGATAAttgtgtgaaacagaaaacaagaatgACATCTCACGACACTGCCTTATGGTATCACCCCACCTCAGGCAAACCTGAGTCTAATCATCTGGGCCGGACAGGTATCATAATACATAATAACAGAGCACCTTTAATTGGGACCAGAGACAACAAAGAGCTCATGTGGAcccatgaataaataaataataataataataataaatattgttAAAAGTACACGTCTTTTGTGACATATGTTCAACAAAACAGAGCTCAACTGCAGGCGGACTTGTTGAGAGTCTGTGGGACTGTAATGTGGACTGAAGGAGAAACGTATCTGAGATGGCTGATTCgttttagaaaaagaaaaggaagaattGTTTGAGGGGAAAAATTGATTCTGCAGAGTGGGAAGGTGAACAAACAGCCTTTGAATCACAAATGCACAAGCAGAGAAAGTAGACAGATgtgtatgaaataaaataaaaaaattagcAGTACTTACAGTTTTGTTTGAGAGGCTCAAGTACTGCTTTTCTTGCACGCACCTGCAAATGCCTTCCGTTGACACAGAGGAAACTGTGGTTACCAAATCAGCATGTTGCAGCACTGAGTAAAAGATGTCTTCACATGCCTCTGTGCCTGTCAAAAGTGAGTTAGAAATATTAGGCCAAGCCTTTGTGTCCTAATGACCCAATCAATGATCAGCCGTACAGTCAGAGGGCTGATAGGTTGCATGCTCTTCTCAGGACAGAGATAACTCTGTGAGTAGGGGTAAATAGCTCCAGCAGCTACGTCTCCACAGACACCCACCCTTGTTCCTGACAGAAGAATGGCActcagtgtctctgcaggaTGGATGCAAATCACTGTCCTGCTCACACAGACACGCTGGTTAAATTCATTCTTAAGGGTGTAGGATACAGCACCAGTGTTGTGAGAAAGGGCAGTTTATGGCATTTAATCAGCAGGTCACAGTGGATATAAATAGtctgcaacattaaaataaactgCAAGAATGTGAAAATTGGAGAATTGGACAATTTAATGGTCATCAGATTTGCTCCCTCAGCTGAGTTGCTCAAAACACAGCTCAAGGCCCATCTATTTTGATCATACTTAAATTGCTACTATTAAATGGGctcttataataataataagaactgtatttatatagcaaCTTTGAAAACAAAGTTCACAAAGTGTTTTGACAGACAGAGCCTCAGGAAGACAATATAAAAAGAATGaacactcaacagtcaagccaaacagAAGGAAGCCCAGATTAAGAAGAAGTCACAACAAgaaggcaaaacacaaaatgtcaatatgaattattattgaaaaaaactaaaagcaataaaaatggTAATATCATATAAAGCAttacaaaaaaagagaataaaatctATAAAATGACAGTAAAAAGATGAAAGTGCATGAAAAACATGGATGTTTTACAAGAAGTGTGATAACTTGTTGATTTTATCTTGCGTGCATTTGCATGATTTGTGCTGACTGCTCCAGCGaccttgttttcttttgcctgtatttataaagcactttggtTTAACTCGTGTTGTTTTGAATGTGCTGTTGAAACaaatttgacttgactttaatctagatagatagatagatagatagatagatagatagatagatagatttcttcttctttttttcttcttttttttgtcatcgtGAAACAACAAAACTGAGCGTTTTCGATTGTGAAATGAGTTCCTTTATCACAAGGCCTGCTGCTTGttgatctgtttgtttgtttgtttgtttgtttgttgggtCGTTGTGAAGGCAGCAGGTGGCAGAAGAGACCAGAGAAACGTCAGACTGACGTCACGCCGCTCCTCAGTGGTCATGTGACTAACGCGGAAGTCAACAAACCAGGCAGCGACATGTAACGACCAAAagcacttcacttcactttagTTCCCTGTTTTTATGTCTTCCGTTTAACGTTAGCTTCATGTGTTTTAGAAACTACAACCTAAATGAAACGGTGTGCCTTTCAGAGGTCGACTGCTGGATGTTATTTACCGTTATTTAGCAAGCTTTGACGTCAGATAGTTTAGTAAGAAACTTACAGTTTCAGGATGCAGAATGAGTCCCGTCTGTCGAGCATTAATGTGGTGCTTGTTATGGCCTTCGGAAGTCTGGTGagtctgttttactttgtaacTGTTTTTATTCAAGCCAACTTTAAATCATAACTCACACTAATGTAATGTCAAAAACCCCAAGAGCATTGCGACTatcaaataaacataaacagttACAGTCTATTTTATAACTACTGTGGCTGAACTTACACACCAGGGTCTGAAAacaaaggtttttatttttaagtgccAAACTGACTGAGATTAAAGTCAATTTAACACACAGTGctgtatttaatatatatagtacaaaacatttaatcCTATGCTCAGTCCTTAGCAAATCTGTCTTCTCATTTTAACAACTTAACCCAGTTTAACACAGCTGCTGACCATCATCTGATCACTTCACCAACACTATTATACATTTAAGTTATTGTATTTGCTGTTTACTAACAGGTGATTGAAGTATCTTATAGTTCttcttcaaaacaaacacaaaatctgtGGTGGATATTTCACAGAAACAGTAAAATGAAGTACAGGATCAAAACCTTAATGCTGCCTTGTTTAATTGTGAGGTTTATTATAGTGCTGCGTCAGACTTCAGACCACATcacttgtgttttattatacagtatgtttaaaggtgcactatgtagtttcaggacagaaatttaaatcagaagagaaaaatcatcattgactgttttttatttttcatgactgaataaattgaATTGATCATGATGCAGATCATGCTAAAGCAtttaataatatatacataCTTAAGTTCAGTATGATTTTTTAATTActcatatatatttattactcatatatatagtttatttagtcatgtattttatttggttATATGGTTCTGTTCATCATTCCCTGGCATCCCACTCAATAAGCTAAAAAACTTTTGAAAAGCTGCAGGTAACTGACTCTTGACTGTCCTCTAGgtctttgttttgctgtttatcTTTGTGAAAAGACAAATTATGCGGTTTGCCATGAAGTCCCGGAGAGGACCACATGTCCCCATTGGTCACAATGCTCCTAAggtgatacacacacacacacacacacccacacacaccatgaTGCTGTACAGTGTTCTGCTGATAAACTATGATATTACAGCTGGGTGTTTCTTGTGTTGTTTCTTGTGTGCGCACGCGCGCTGTAGGAGCTGAGACAAGAAATTGAAGCCAAACTGTGCCAAGTCCAGAAAATCCACTTTGAGCCTCGTCTGCTGTCCCCAGACGATGACCGGTTAAAGCAGTCtggttagacacacacacacacacacacacacacacacacacacacacacatacacaccagtCCAGAAAGTATCTACATGAGTAGTCTTTATGGCAGTTTTCCAAAgaatccgtgtgtgtgtgttgcaggttcCTATGACTACCTGTACAGGTTGAAAGCACTGGATGCCATCAGAGACATTGGTAAGCTGTTGCTCTCACTGATTTTAACTTGCTTTATTTGTCATAAATCTTTCCCCACTGTTACAAACCACCTGTCCGTTCTGTCAATAGATCTCCCTTTCCGTGAGCTGGGCGGGACGTCCACCGCGGTGACAGGTAAAAGACTTCGGACCTGGCTTTTACAGCTGCGGAATTCCAACTGCATGTTCCGAGACAGCCTGAGCTCGCTCGTCTACACGGTGCTGGATGGGTACAATAAAGCACGACACGGGGCAGAGGTCAGAAACATATCATggtgatgttgtgatgttttgtaCACAGtctcttatttaaattaataacaAGAAAACTGAGTTTATTGGACATCATTTGAAAAAGTCAGATCTAACAGTGCTTTGTAGTTTAGTACCATAAACATCGATTTACATAGTagcacatgattttttttatatgtggaCTGTATTGTGGCTTGTTTTGAATTGTTACTCATTTATATCCTTATGCATTGTTCACACAAAGTCTTAAAAGTTTGGACAATGCTAAATTTgttagttagcagcagttgaGTATGAATCggacaggtggccaatttttacatattgcacctttttaaaagctCTATGAATGCATCTTATGGGTACCATGATTTTCCTTTTTACCAAGTTGCCCATCCTGTTGTGATGATtgcattaaaaactgttttttgtctgCAGGCTTTTGGTGAAGCAGAGTTTTTAAAGTACCATGAGGCTCTAACTGAACTGGCCTCCGTGTGAGTAAACATCCTTTCCTCACAGCTTTTCCGTTTATCCTAATCCCATCAGGGAATGTTAATTATGCGCCGGGAACAATCTGCTTCTCTTgtggttttcttgttttttttagcgTCAAGTCtcgcagcagcagcggcggctcTCCAAGCCAGCACCACCAGTCTGCAGCCAAAGACCTGACCAGCAGCACGGAGcctgccacctcctcctcctcccccacccaAACCACCTACCTCACTTCAATGCAGCAGCGCAGCAAGCGGCCCAGACACTTCCTGGAGCTGAAGAACTTCAAAGACAACTACAACACTCTGGACAGCTCGTTCTGAAAGAAACGCCCATCCAAAAGAAAGGTCAAGGATAAGGTGGTGATTAAAGTGCCTGTGAATGTAGTTTAGAGTGAAGTGATACAAACACTGCCTTTATATACTAACACGTATTGCCTGGTTTACAGTAAAGTGCATATCAGACTACTGGCACAATGCTTTTCACCTAAGTGTAGCTTATGCGTATATCCTGTATTAATGCATGTATGAGTGCTATGATTGGGGAGAAAACACACTAGAAGTAAGTAGGGTTGatttgaccaaaacaaaaccagagCTATGGGGCTATGCAACAGCATATGACAATCAGTATTTATGCACAATGTAAAGGCCTATGCAGCAATTAACCAACTGTATTTAAATATGCtaatatttaaaggtgcaatatgtaagattggCCACAAATAAGGGCAGCGTATCAACATAGTAACTGTTAACTGCTGTCttctgtttatacatccatTACTGTAGCCACTGTTAGCTTCttagctcggttagccgtgcagctagccggGGGAGTGTTGTTGCTCACACAGTTGGCACAAGAACTTTGGACCACTGAGAGGATTTCAGGCGTggggctagcaggttagcatgctaacttcatgaGATACATCTGCACCATAGTACGTACACGTTTAGCGAAACATTACTGTTACTGTTCTTCACACTcagttgataattttagttaattttttaatgttttttaaaataatgtttttacatattgcacttttaacaGCGTCTAACAGGTGTTAATGGTTGCCTCAcactgagaaaaacacactgtttgtgTCACTTATGTTTACGTGTACGTGTGTTTTTTGAGCCTTAAACGTTTGTTTTACAGAAGCCATACTTAATTTAATGAATTTTAATGATTAAGTGCTCTTTTGATCAATTATTTCAGTGCAATGTATTTTAACAGTGTTTCTGTGCATTAATGCATTCTGAATGTGAGTTAATGCATCAGGGGAAGTCTTTTGTCTTTACtggtggtttgtttttatttcatattcaGGGCTCCTAATGAGGTAATTGTATTGTCTGCGGTGCCTATTGTACAAGATGCCATCCAAATAAAACAGTTACATACAGTCCAAATATTGTACAGTGTTCTTAGATGTGGTCAGCGCAAGACTTTTACTGTGTATACTGTCCAGCAGACAGAGATGGGAagtaatgaagtacaaatactttattactgtacttaagtagatttttcaagtatctttattatttatttttctgaagactttttacttttacttcctgcattttaacacaaacatctgtaCTTTTCTGCTCCTTACAAACAGGCTGGTTATTGATACTATAttttttcgtttttttgttttgcgtcaagactgatttcaacctataaGTGCAGATCAGGCATGGCAGGCTTAGTAAGACGAAATGATGTGAAGGACGTAACAaggcagaaacagacagagggagactcGAATAGGGAGAAAATtgtcagttagctttgcacagaaatggccggCAGAAATATATATCAGAGGgataatttttacttttatatttggGTACATTTCAGATCGTGTACtgtcttacttttactttggtaaaaaaGTTGAatctgtacttgtacttgttttttttatacacagGTTTCTGTAcatctacttgagtaaagaatgtgtgtacttttgccatcTCTGCCAGCAGAGGGTGCTACCTTCAGAGCAATCTATTTAAAAGTAAGTGTGCTGTAACTTGAAGAAGTCAAAACAAGCATtaatttttcataatttattcTGAGAACCACAAACAGATAATAGATCAGAATCTACTTAATAAAAAATCTATCACACAGTCTGTctaaaggttttattttatataaataaatacaaagaagaaAGCTGTTAGaaattaaaacatcaaatcaCATTCATTAATATTATGTACAAAAACAAGGGGACTGTATACACAATGACAGGGAACTGAAATGATTTACAAGAAACATGAAGAATAAAGACACTTCtgtgaaatgtcaaatatcTTCATCACCATTGACATTTTCGTTTCCTCACAGTTTCATTAAGTGCCATATTGTTGTTTGGGGCCTACAAAACATCTATTTTCATCATGTGATGTTGACCTTAAACAGGTTGCAGTcagtatttacatgtttaaagCGTCATTCACTCAGCAAAGTGAACAGAGTCGTGGATGAGTGACTAATGGATGAAGATCATCTGGTTAGCGATTTTTACATGAaacttttagcttagctttgtTTGCTACGTTACTGTACACAGACTTCATAATGTCGTGACCAACTTTCTGCTCTTTGCCCAGCTGTTCTGTTTTGACAACAACAACGCCACTGTCATAAACTCAAAGGTTAGAAAAGCAATCAACAGGGCAGGACGAGGAAACACTTGCATACAGTATTACACATGTAAAACTTCAAATCAGCTCAATCAGTACACTTTATGTATTGACACTAAAGCTGACACACAGCaagcatcagtgtgtgtgtgtgtgtgtgtgtgtgtgtgtgccgcaAAACACCACACAGATTCCTTCAAGAGTGTTTGTGGTTC includes:
- the c17h1orf43 gene encoding protein C1orf43 homolog, yielding MQNESRLSSINVVLVMAFGSLVFVLLFIFVKRQIMRFAMKSRRGPHVPIGHNAPKELRQEIEAKLCQVQKIHFEPRLLSPDDDRLKQSGSYDYLYRLKALDAIRDIDLPFRELGGTSTAVTGKRLRTWLLQLRNSNCMFRDSLSSLVYTVLDGYNKARHGAEAFGEAEFLKYHEALTELASVVKSRSSSGGSPSQHHQSAAKDLTSSTEPATSSSSPTQTTYLTSMQQRSKRPRHFLELKNFKDNYNTLDSSF
- the LOC141012439 gene encoding uncharacterized protein — encoded protein: MDLSLLPTPASEYNKQRTEARFTVRSAHSPYYNLTRRSAVRKPRGILEEETEEVRDRERWRTDAGANGTNKEEDHTVAGYQARSRSRSGVKGQREEKEKSGLKMSTKPNQNGSAEKTITEFGTPNPASESRGRTDSRRNNLSSRSRSLDWTTKDRSPDRGKKGYTLSTKRGGIGSLDERGVEGVRGRVMSSVEYYNSTRTSNDARESQILDRASRGHTLPSRFRSQSGSASGPQGGQSILERIEKLYGSAGVCKTEDSNKPKDFFSTQKSYEKASGGTFPRKEKEGNDLVEKKEKDTDNVNNSAEDFDKYSRLKSTLEIPLDGGAQRRRRNFYIDETDFSKVSSPEEASNRSPPSLPSNSSDTSAGVQKTTIVSSPVSDEDKTPTDTPDHSSFLSPTAQLETPDQESLPLPRPLATSSHSNLPDLISPDVNPNRKKRVLDLDAWVAGLNPNIKVWNGDDYEDDDESTQKDEDSNYDSDSGESSVTITSNMSQSDRKSFCVSLSDLCNFAGADYESENDSDEWQSTNRRSASLSSDMSAMSYVSVMPSEELDKLLEDVRSLGDNNLQDYDDVQVVVLHKDVGVGLGFTLAGGVDQNKPVTVHKVFHSGVAAQEGSIREGDQVLSINGTSLCGYIHWEALRVLRRAKCRDLGVVVLRRGGTSSACKGGAQTNYPGPTQTEATETGELLCVRLEKNNRDLGFSLEGGVGSSQENRPLTVQKIFQGGPVDKVCPGDEVLEIEGVSMVGMRRLEAWTLIRKLPPGPVDVVLRRPLKHPET